One stretch of Thermus filiformis DNA includes these proteins:
- a CDS encoding DUF4388 domain-containing protein, which yields MEGELSGIPLLDTLELIHTGRRSGLLEVEAEGLPLSLHFLAGEVVRAAIWDWEGLDALFSFPLHPKEGRFLFRAGRTEGTPLMPFRTLLGEWARINDEWGRFRTLIDSPSRVLEAIRPKEGLEVFAGGKSVRAAAKAWGVPLVVAMERAWTGVREGDLAPLRRYAWYALRIRHQGRRNQTLAEFAQLAELLDGSRNLGEIIREGVPVGLVRRYLVQALLKGEIQPPGRGWLLRDLLWEMEKEAG from the coding sequence ATGGAAGGCGAGCTGAGCGGGATTCCCCTCCTGGACACCCTGGAGCTCATCCACACGGGCCGGCGCTCTGGCCTTCTGGAGGTGGAGGCGGAGGGCCTCCCCCTGAGCCTCCACTTCCTGGCGGGGGAGGTGGTCCGGGCGGCCATCTGGGACTGGGAAGGGCTGGATGCCCTCTTCTCCTTTCCCCTCCACCCTAAGGAAGGCCGGTTCCTCTTCCGGGCGGGGCGGACCGAGGGAACGCCCCTGATGCCCTTCCGCACCCTCCTCGGGGAGTGGGCCCGGATCAACGACGAGTGGGGCCGGTTCCGCACCCTGATAGACTCCCCGAGCCGGGTGCTGGAAGCCATCCGGCCCAAGGAGGGCCTCGAGGTCTTCGCGGGGGGAAAGAGCGTCCGGGCCGCCGCCAAGGCCTGGGGGGTGCCCCTGGTGGTGGCCATGGAGCGGGCCTGGACGGGGGTGCGGGAAGGGGACCTGGCCCCCCTGCGCCGCTACGCCTGGTACGCCCTGAGGATCCGGCACCAGGGGCGGAGGAACCAGACCCTAGCCGAGTTCGCCCAGCTCGCCGAGCTCTTGGACGGAAGCCGCAACCTGGGGGAGATCATCCGGGAAGGGGTGCCGGTCGGCCTGGTGCGGCGTTACCTGGTCCAGGCCCTTCTCAAGGGCGAGATCCAGCCCCCGGGCCGGGGCTGGCTCCTGAGGGACCTGCTGTGGGAGATGGAGAAGGAGGCGGGGTAA
- a CDS encoding 30S ribosomal protein THX gives MGKGDRRTRRGKIWRGSYGKYRPRRKK, from the coding sequence ATGGGCAAGGGCGACCGTCGTACCCGCCGCGGGAAGATCTGGAGGGGCAGCTACGGCAAGTACCGGCCCCGCCGGAAGAAGTAG
- the rpsT gene encoding 30S ribosomal protein S20 — translation MAKSKRNPSAMKRHRQSLKRRLRNKAKKSAIKTLSKKAAALAAEGKAEEALKILKKAQSLIDKAAKGSTLHKNAASRRKSRLMRKVNKLLSEKAVSA, via the coding sequence ATGGCGAAGTCTAAGCGCAACCCGTCCGCGATGAAGCGGCACCGCCAGTCCCTGAAGCGGCGGCTCCGCAACAAGGCCAAGAAGTCGGCGATCAAGACCTTGTCCAAGAAGGCCGCGGCCCTGGCCGCGGAGGGCAAGGCGGAGGAGGCCCTGAAGATTTTGAAGAAGGCCCAGAGCCTCATAGACAAGGCCGCCAAGGGCTCCACCCTGCACAAGAACGCCGCCTCCCGCCGCAAGTCCCGGCTGATGCGCAAGGTGAACAAGCTGCTTTCCGAGAAGGCGGTTTCCGCCTAA
- the tyrS gene encoding tyrosine--tRNA ligase has protein sequence MADSSKSTPEEALALLKRGAAEVIPEEELLEKLKEGRPLTVKLGADPTRPDLHLGHAVVLRKMRQFQELGHKVVLIIGDFTGMIGDPSGRSKTRPPLSLEETRENAKSYVEQAGKILRQEPHLFELRYNSEWLEGLTFKEVVRLTSLMTVAQMLEREDFKKRYEEGVPISLHEFLYPFAQAYDSVAIRADVEMGGTDQKFNLLVGREVQRAYGQPPQVCFLMPLLVGLDGREKMSKSLDNYIGLTEPPEVMFKKLMRVPDPLLKDYFLLLTDFTEEEVETLLKEAGPVGAHRVLARLLTYAYSLPQIPPRLDRALYESLGYAFTAWGRDKEAGPEVVRKAEERYDEVARGGIPEDLPTVRIPQAELKEGRIWVARLFTLAGLTPSNAEARRLIANRGLRMDGEVITDPFLEVDLSRPRVLQRGRDRFVRVELEP, from the coding sequence ATGGCGGACTCGAGCAAGTCCACCCCGGAAGAGGCCCTGGCCCTCCTCAAGCGGGGGGCGGCGGAGGTCATCCCCGAGGAAGAGCTTCTGGAAAAGCTGAAGGAGGGCAGGCCCCTCACGGTGAAGCTGGGGGCCGACCCCACGAGGCCCGACCTCCACCTGGGGCACGCGGTGGTCCTCAGGAAGATGCGGCAGTTCCAGGAGCTCGGGCACAAGGTGGTCCTCATCATCGGCGACTTCACCGGGATGATCGGGGACCCCTCGGGCCGGAGCAAGACCCGTCCCCCCTTGAGCCTCGAGGAGACCCGGGAGAACGCCAAGAGCTACGTGGAGCAGGCGGGCAAGATCCTCAGGCAAGAGCCCCACCTCTTTGAGCTCCGCTACAACTCGGAGTGGCTGGAAGGCCTCACCTTCAAGGAGGTGGTCCGCCTCACCTCCCTCATGACCGTGGCCCAGATGCTGGAGCGGGAGGACTTCAAGAAGCGGTACGAGGAGGGGGTCCCCATCTCCTTGCACGAGTTCCTCTACCCCTTCGCCCAGGCCTACGACTCCGTGGCCATCCGGGCCGACGTGGAGATGGGGGGGACGGACCAGAAGTTCAACCTCCTGGTGGGCCGGGAGGTGCAAAGGGCCTACGGGCAGCCTCCCCAGGTCTGCTTCCTCATGCCCCTTCTGGTGGGCTTAGACGGCCGGGAGAAGATGTCCAAGAGCCTGGACAACTACATCGGCCTCACCGAGCCCCCGGAGGTGATGTTCAAGAAGCTCATGCGGGTGCCGGACCCCCTTTTGAAGGACTACTTCCTCCTCCTCACCGACTTCACCGAGGAGGAGGTGGAAACCCTCCTGAAAGAGGCCGGCCCCGTGGGGGCCCACCGGGTCCTGGCCCGGCTCCTCACTTACGCCTACAGCCTCCCCCAGATCCCGCCCCGGCTGGACCGGGCCCTCTACGAAAGCCTGGGCTACGCCTTCACCGCCTGGGGAAGGGACAAGGAGGCGGGGCCTGAGGTGGTGCGAAAGGCGGAGGAGCGCTACGACGAGGTGGCCCGGGGCGGGATCCCCGAGGACCTCCCCACGGTCCGGATCCCGCAGGCGGAGCTCAAGGAGGGCCGGATCTGGGTGGCGAGGCTCTTCACCCTGGCCGGCCTCACCCCCTCCAACGCCGAGGCCCGGAGGCTGATCGCCAACCGGGGCCTGCGGATGGACGGGGAGGTGATCACCGACCCCTTCCTCGAGGTGGACCTCTCCCGGCCCCGGGTCCTGCAGCGGGGCCGGGACCGGTTCGTGCGGGTGGAGCTGGAGCCCTAG
- a CDS encoding Rieske 2Fe-2S domain-containing protein — protein sequence MRRRDLIVYLPVAAAGGFFAWFGVRTYNLRFRPRPEAGEPTWKPGPRLAVAKLGELEVWEVRPFAYPLPLGELKAFLLRLPAPAPGGLSLGEEHYLALSRICTHQGCTVNYVPDPEAAALLYNFRYERPFLGCPCHFGAFDPLLGGKAVYGPPRFPLPRLRLEAEGDTLYATGHEVPLRPMEGS from the coding sequence ATGAGAAGGCGCGATCTAATCGTTTACCTGCCCGTGGCCGCGGCGGGCGGCTTCTTCGCCTGGTTCGGGGTGCGCACCTATAACCTCCGCTTCCGCCCCCGGCCCGAGGCGGGCGAGCCCACCTGGAAGCCGGGCCCCCGCCTGGCCGTGGCCAAGCTTGGAGAACTCGAGGTCTGGGAGGTGAGGCCCTTCGCCTACCCCCTTCCCCTGGGGGAGCTCAAGGCCTTCCTCCTCCGGCTTCCTGCCCCCGCCCCTGGGGGGCTCAGCCTGGGGGAGGAGCACTACCTGGCCTTAAGCCGCATCTGCACCCACCAGGGGTGCACGGTGAACTACGTCCCCGACCCCGAGGCGGCCGCCCTCCTCTACAACTTCCGCTACGAGCGGCCCTTTCTGGGCTGCCCCTGCCACTTCGGGGCCTTTGACCCCCTCCTGGGGGGGAAGGCGGTCTACGGCCCTCCCCGCTTCCCCCTGCCAAGGCTCCGCCTCGAGGCCGAGGGGGACACCCTCTACGCCACCGGGCACGAGGTGCCCTTAAGGCCCATGGAAGGGTCCTAG
- a CDS encoding c-type cytochrome: MTAILFALVALAALLWLLWPLRGREEPFPEPPRREDLLAELALLKEEARTLEGEEKKAALARIVRLEKALEGYRPAQARRPSPWALVGALLVLLGTGYGLWRYTLPRLPGETLVTARQEAQALRALADRARRTGSPEDLLAWGRKAWELQAFDQAAEAYLELVKKDPRNAEAIRRVGILLFMSGRAEEAVPFLQIAAHADPQAAEAWLFLGNAYFQLGQNEEAIGAWERYLEVGGEARERVENLIATVRAKAEGGLSGQGVFLSRCAACHGAEAQGGVGPALKGNPLLKSEEAVREIVLKGRGQMPPVPLSEEELQALLAYLKTL; encoded by the coding sequence ATGACCGCGATCCTCTTTGCCTTGGTGGCCCTGGCCGCCCTCCTTTGGCTCCTCTGGCCCCTTCGGGGCCGGGAGGAGCCCTTTCCCGAGCCTCCCAGGCGGGAGGACCTCCTGGCCGAGCTCGCCCTCCTCAAGGAGGAGGCCCGGACCCTGGAGGGGGAGGAGAAGAAGGCGGCTTTGGCCCGCATCGTCCGTCTGGAGAAGGCCCTGGAGGGATACCGCCCCGCCCAGGCCCGCCGCCCTTCCCCCTGGGCCCTGGTGGGGGCGCTTCTGGTCCTCCTGGGGACGGGGTACGGCCTCTGGCGCTACACCCTGCCCCGCCTCCCCGGGGAGACCCTGGTCACCGCCCGGCAGGAGGCCCAGGCCCTGAGGGCCCTGGCGGACCGGGCCCGGCGCACGGGAAGCCCGGAGGACCTCCTGGCCTGGGGGCGGAAGGCCTGGGAACTCCAGGCCTTTGACCAGGCGGCCGAGGCCTACCTCGAGCTCGTCAAGAAGGACCCCCGGAACGCGGAGGCCATCCGGCGGGTGGGCATCCTCCTCTTCATGTCCGGCCGGGCGGAGGAGGCCGTGCCCTTCCTCCAGATCGCCGCCCACGCGGACCCCCAGGCGGCGGAGGCCTGGCTCTTTTTGGGGAACGCCTACTTCCAGCTGGGCCAAAACGAGGAGGCCATCGGGGCCTGGGAGAGGTACCTGGAGGTGGGGGGCGAGGCCCGGGAGCGGGTAGAGAACCTCATCGCCACCGTCCGGGCCAAGGCCGAAGGGGGCCTTTCGGGGCAGGGGGTCTTCCTCAGCCGGTGCGCCGCCTGCCACGGGGCCGAGGCCCAGGGGGGGGTGGGGCCGGCCCTGAAGGGAAATCCCCTATTGAAGTCGGAGGAGGCGGTGCGGGAGATCGTCCTGAAAGGCCGGGGGCAGATGCCCCCCGTGCCCCTTTCCGAGGAAGAGCTCCAGGCCCTTTTGGCCTACCTCAAGACCCTATGA
- a CDS encoding cytochrome c-type biogenesis protein: MRVFLLLLSLFSLALAQEGPPPDLSPEVFRIARALRCPVCQGESAAESNSGVAQEMRRLIAEMLKEGKSEAEIKSFFVDRYGEWILYEPPRRGVTLWVWVLPFLALALLGAGVFRYFRRPKVELDPEALKRLEAELEGPEETP; the protein is encoded by the coding sequence ATGAGGGTTTTTCTTCTGCTCCTTTCCCTTTTTTCCCTGGCCCTGGCCCAGGAGGGCCCTCCCCCCGACCTCTCCCCCGAGGTCTTCCGGATCGCCCGGGCCCTCCGCTGCCCCGTCTGCCAGGGGGAGTCGGCGGCGGAGAGCAACTCCGGGGTGGCCCAGGAGATGCGCCGCCTCATCGCCGAGATGCTGAAGGAGGGCAAGAGCGAGGCGGAGATCAAGTCCTTCTTCGTGGACCGCTACGGGGAATGGATCCTGTACGAGCCCCCCAGGCGGGGGGTGACCCTGTGGGTCTGGGTCCTGCCCTTTCTGGCCTTGGCCCTCCTGGGGGCCGGGGTCTTCCGCTACTTCCGTAGGCCCAAGGTGGAGCTGGACCCCGAGGCCCTGAAGCGCCTCGAGGCCGAGCTGGAAGGCCCTGAGGAAACCCCATGA
- a CDS encoding TlpA family protein disulfide reductase, translating to MRWVWPFLVLLLGGLFWWGMQRNPKELPSVLAQERRPAPDFTLPLLPPYRAEWGETFRLADHLGKKPILLNFWASWCYPACYEEAPVLEAFWRRHRDQVLFLGVNTQDKEADALRFVAQFGLTFPQVYDPRGRVGVDYGMYGVPETFLIDREGRVVKRHAGAVDEGTLEALLQEVR from the coding sequence ATGAGGTGGGTTTGGCCCTTTTTGGTCCTGCTTCTGGGCGGCCTCTTCTGGTGGGGGATGCAGCGCAACCCCAAGGAGCTCCCCTCCGTTTTGGCCCAGGAAAGGCGGCCCGCCCCCGACTTCACCCTGCCCCTCCTTCCCCCGTACCGGGCGGAGTGGGGCGAGACCTTCCGCCTGGCCGACCACCTGGGGAAGAAGCCCATCCTCCTCAACTTCTGGGCCAGCTGGTGCTACCCCGCCTGCTACGAGGAGGCCCCGGTGCTCGAGGCCTTCTGGCGCCGCCACCGGGACCAGGTCCTCTTCCTGGGGGTGAACACCCAGGACAAGGAGGCGGATGCCCTCCGGTTCGTGGCCCAGTTCGGCCTCACCTTTCCCCAGGTTTACGACCCCCGGGGCCGGGTGGGGGTGGACTACGGGATGTACGGGGTGCCGGAGACCTTCCTCATAGACCGGGAGGGGCGGGTGGTGAAAAGGCACGCGGGGGCGGTGGACGAGGGGACGCTCGAGGCCCTTTTGCAGGAGGTAAGATGA
- a CDS encoding heme lyase CcmF/NrfE family subunit produces MTPGLLGGLSLLLSLLVSLAGFVLALLAYLQGDGRFLKGALRAAPLALAFAALAFLALEWALLTHDFTLRYVAQHHSTKDPLWVVLVTPWAALEGSILLWGLLQTLYTYLASRARLDPWRRSLVLATLFGVQVFFFGVMATIANPFEAMPNPPSEGMGPNPLLQNHWMMAVHPVLMYLGFVGLSVPFAHAVAAMLTRRYQTWVAETRWWTLIAWGFLTAGKVAGGWWSYEVLGWGGYWAWDPVENASFIPWLLATAFLHTAFVQEARGRFRVWNLAFVTLAFASTVLGTFLTRSGVIQSVHAFAEGPVGPVFLGFFLLVLALGFGLLSRVGREVGEEGGLRLFSREGALLLGAFFFAGWALVVVLGTLYPLLVEAFTGAKVSVGAPFFNQVSLPLGAGILLLMGVGPLLPWRRAGREVLRNLAVLLLALAVGFLAGLLRGYTLGASLAVGLFLYNLAAVALLTWEGLQARRRAGLSPWGFFGQRRRVGSLVVHLGVALAGLAIAFSQTYRLESEKTLYRGQAWEVAGLRMEFQGVRALDEGRRFAVEALLQTDRFGEVRPRLHFYPQMNAPLAYPRVVYTLGNDYYFVLMDFDREKGEWASLRLIVTPMVLWLWVAGGVVALGTLYILWPEARPRTREAVA; encoded by the coding sequence ATGACCCCGGGGCTTCTGGGCGGGCTCTCCCTTCTCCTCTCCCTCCTGGTCTCCTTGGCCGGGTTCGTCCTGGCCCTCCTCGCCTACCTCCAGGGGGACGGCCGGTTCCTGAAGGGGGCCCTCCGGGCCGCCCCTTTGGCCCTGGCCTTCGCGGCCCTGGCCTTCTTGGCCCTGGAGTGGGCCCTCCTCACCCACGACTTCACCCTCCGCTACGTGGCCCAGCACCACTCCACCAAGGACCCCCTCTGGGTCGTCCTGGTCACCCCCTGGGCGGCCCTCGAGGGGAGCATCCTCCTCTGGGGCCTCCTCCAGACCCTGTACACTTACCTGGCCAGCCGGGCCCGGCTGGACCCCTGGCGGAGGAGCCTGGTCCTGGCCACCCTGTTCGGGGTCCAGGTCTTCTTCTTCGGGGTGATGGCCACCATCGCCAACCCCTTTGAGGCCATGCCCAACCCCCCGAGCGAGGGGATGGGCCCCAACCCCCTCCTGCAGAACCACTGGATGATGGCCGTCCACCCCGTCCTCATGTACCTGGGCTTCGTGGGCCTGAGCGTCCCCTTTGCCCACGCGGTGGCGGCCATGCTTACCCGGCGCTACCAGACCTGGGTGGCGGAAACCCGCTGGTGGACCCTCATCGCCTGGGGCTTCCTCACCGCGGGGAAGGTGGCCGGGGGGTGGTGGAGCTACGAGGTCCTAGGCTGGGGCGGGTACTGGGCCTGGGACCCGGTGGAGAACGCCAGCTTCATCCCCTGGCTTCTGGCCACCGCCTTCTTGCACACCGCCTTCGTCCAGGAGGCCCGGGGGCGGTTCAGGGTCTGGAACCTGGCCTTCGTGACCCTGGCCTTCGCCTCCACCGTCTTAGGCACCTTCCTCACCCGGAGCGGGGTCATCCAGTCCGTGCACGCCTTCGCGGAGGGGCCGGTGGGGCCGGTCTTCCTGGGCTTCTTCCTCTTGGTCTTGGCCCTGGGCTTCGGCCTCCTCTCCCGGGTGGGCCGGGAGGTGGGAGAGGAGGGAGGCCTCCGGCTCTTCTCCCGGGAGGGGGCCCTCCTTCTCGGGGCCTTCTTCTTCGCGGGCTGGGCCTTGGTGGTGGTCCTGGGGACCCTCTACCCCCTTCTGGTGGAGGCCTTCACCGGGGCCAAGGTGAGCGTGGGGGCCCCCTTCTTCAACCAGGTCTCCCTGCCCTTGGGGGCGGGGATCCTCCTCCTCATGGGGGTGGGCCCCCTCTTGCCCTGGAGGCGGGCGGGGCGGGAGGTTTTGAGGAACCTGGCCGTTCTGCTTTTGGCCCTGGCCGTGGGCTTCCTGGCCGGCCTCCTTCGGGGGTACACCTTGGGGGCGAGCCTGGCGGTGGGCCTCTTCCTCTACAACCTGGCGGCGGTGGCCCTCCTCACCTGGGAGGGCCTCCAGGCCCGGAGGAGGGCGGGCCTCAGCCCCTGGGGCTTTTTCGGCCAGAGGCGGCGGGTGGGGAGCCTGGTGGTCCACCTGGGGGTGGCCCTCGCGGGCTTGGCCATCGCCTTCAGCCAGACCTACCGCCTGGAGAGCGAGAAGACGCTGTATAGGGGCCAGGCCTGGGAGGTGGCGGGGCTGCGCATGGAGTTCCAGGGGGTGCGGGCCCTGGACGAGGGGCGGCGCTTCGCGGTGGAGGCCCTTCTCCAGACGGACCGCTTCGGGGAGGTCCGGCCCCGGCTCCACTTCTACCCCCAGATGAACGCCCCCCTGGCCTACCCCCGGGTGGTCTACACCCTGGGGAACGACTACTACTTCGTCCTCATGGACTTTGACCGGGAGAAGGGGGAGTGGGCCTCCCTCCGCCTCATCGTCACCCCCATGGTCCTCTGGCTCTGGGTGGCGGGCGGGGTGGTGGCCCTGGGCACCCTTTACATCCTCTGGCCCGAGGCCCGGCCCCGGACGCGGGAGGCGGTGGCGTGA
- the ccmE gene encoding cytochrome c maturation protein CcmE yields the protein MKGKHLLGLLVVLGALAYMIFGGLGRNLVYFLTPSEYLEDQARYQNRPVRLGGLVEPGSVQYDKDTLTLRFVLTDGVAKVDVVHKGTPPALFKEGQGVVVEGRFREGVFQGSNLLVKHSENYQAPKAGYTPEDVRKLIEEAK from the coding sequence GTGAAGGGCAAGCACCTGCTGGGCCTTTTGGTGGTCCTGGGGGCCTTGGCCTACATGATCTTCGGGGGGCTGGGGCGGAACCTGGTCTACTTCCTCACCCCCTCGGAGTACCTGGAGGACCAGGCCCGCTACCAGAACCGCCCCGTCCGCCTGGGGGGGCTGGTGGAGCCGGGCAGCGTCCAGTACGACAAGGACACCCTCACCCTCCGCTTCGTCCTCACCGACGGGGTGGCCAAGGTGGACGTGGTCCACAAGGGGACCCCGCCGGCCCTCTTCAAGGAGGGGCAGGGGGTGGTGGTGGAGGGCCGCTTCCGGGAGGGGGTGTTCCAGGGGAGCAACCTCCTGGTCAAGCACTCGGAGAACTACCAGGCCCCTAAGGCGGGGTACACCCCCGAGGACGTGCGCAAGCTCATAGAGGAGGCGAAATGA
- the ccsA gene encoding cytochrome c biogenesis protein CcsA, protein MERTLARPDAWTWAFLGLGLLLLPVGFYLALAAPPDVNQGYLVRIMYLHVPAAWLGYLAFFVTFLYSLLYVFRPDPRYDRVAASSAEIGLVFLGLALVTGMLWARPTWGVYWTWEPRLTTTAILFAVYVGYFLLRSAIEDPDLRAKASTAVGILGFVNVPISYMSVKWWRSLHQTQSIDLTTGRVQMDPEMLQALLFNLLVFTLLYLGFVRFRALLAAWEAQKEEA, encoded by the coding sequence ATGGAACGAACCCTTGCGCGACCCGACGCCTGGACCTGGGCCTTCCTTGGGCTGGGCCTTTTGCTCCTGCCCGTGGGCTTCTACCTGGCCCTGGCCGCCCCTCCGGACGTGAACCAGGGGTACCTGGTCCGGATCATGTACCTCCACGTCCCGGCGGCCTGGCTGGGGTACCTGGCCTTCTTCGTCACTTTTCTTTACTCCCTCCTCTACGTCTTCCGGCCCGACCCCCGGTACGACCGGGTGGCGGCCTCGAGCGCGGAGATCGGCCTGGTCTTCCTGGGCCTGGCCCTGGTCACCGGGATGCTCTGGGCCCGGCCCACCTGGGGGGTCTACTGGACCTGGGAGCCCCGGCTCACCACCACCGCCATCCTCTTCGCGGTCTACGTGGGCTACTTCCTCCTGCGCTCGGCCATAGAGGACCCGGACCTCCGGGCCAAGGCCAGCACCGCGGTGGGGATCCTGGGCTTCGTCAACGTGCCCATCAGCTACATGTCCGTCAAGTGGTGGCGCAGCCTGCACCAGACCCAGTCCATTGACCTCACCACGGGCCGGGTGCAGATGGACCCGGAGATGCTCCAGGCCCTCCTCTTCAACCTCCTGGTCTTCACCCTGCTCTACCTGGGCTTCGTCCGCTTCCGGGCCCTCCTCGCGGCCTGGGAGGCCCAGAAGGAGGAGGCGTGA
- a CDS encoding heme exporter protein CcmB, with product MRRVLVLALRDLRLEVRGRAGLLSVFSFFLVMLFILALGLGPEEVLLREAAAGALWVGMAFAGSLLASRAFGLEVEDGTLDDLLLAPGSREWIYFGKLLFQMLLLLLLGLLGLLVAAGLFYMPLERFFPLLFTLFLGSLGYASVATFYAGLLARLRGRDVLLPLLLFSLVVPVVLASVRATEGLLVGLPLDEVLPWWQLLGVFDVVYVTVSALLFPWVMEG from the coding sequence ATGAGGCGGGTTCTGGTCCTGGCCCTGAGGGACCTGCGCCTGGAGGTGCGGGGGCGGGCGGGCCTTCTTTCCGTCTTCTCCTTCTTCCTGGTCATGCTCTTCATCCTGGCCCTGGGCCTGGGGCCGGAGGAGGTCCTTTTGCGGGAGGCGGCGGCGGGGGCCTTGTGGGTGGGGATGGCCTTTGCGGGAAGCCTCCTGGCCTCCCGGGCCTTCGGCCTCGAGGTGGAGGACGGCACCCTGGACGACCTCCTCCTGGCCCCGGGGAGCCGGGAGTGGATCTACTTCGGGAAGCTCCTCTTCCAGATGCTCCTCCTTCTCCTCCTGGGGCTTCTAGGGCTCCTGGTGGCCGCCGGCCTCTTCTATATGCCCCTGGAGCGGTTCTTCCCCCTCCTGTTCACCCTCTTTTTGGGGAGCCTGGGCTACGCCAGCGTGGCCACCTTCTACGCGGGCCTCCTGGCCCGCCTGCGGGGGCGGGACGTCCTCCTGCCCCTCCTCCTCTTCTCCCTGGTCGTCCCCGTGGTCCTGGCCTCCGTGCGGGCCACGGAGGGGCTCCTTGTTGGCCTTCCCCTGGACGAGGTCCTTCCCTGGTGGCAGCTTCTTGGGGTGTTTGACGTGGTCTACGTGACCGTTTCCGCCCTGCTCTTCCCCTGGGTCATGGAGGGCTGA
- a CDS encoding ABC transporter ATP-binding protein: protein MLRFEDVWKRFGRDWVLKGVGLEVERGEVVALLGPNGSGKTTLLRLAAGLLRPTRGRVERRGEALLLPNPPAFHRHLTAREHLAYDLALFQGSGGMEEAVGLLEAFGLPPDKPLLAFSSGMRKRLALLRLLLLRPGVWLLDEPETALDQEGRRLLLELLEEGRRRAAVVLATHDLDFARKVADRTLLLGQG from the coding sequence ATGCTGCGCTTTGAGGACGTCTGGAAGCGGTTCGGCCGGGACTGGGTCCTGAAGGGGGTGGGCCTCGAGGTGGAAAGGGGAGAGGTGGTGGCCCTCCTGGGCCCCAACGGCTCGGGGAAGACCACCCTGCTCCGCCTGGCCGCGGGCCTCCTCCGCCCCACCCGGGGCCGGGTGGAGCGGCGGGGGGAGGCCCTCCTCCTCCCCAACCCCCCGGCCTTTCACCGCCACCTCACCGCCCGGGAGCACCTGGCCTACGACCTGGCCCTCTTCCAAGGGTCCGGAGGGATGGAGGAGGCCGTGGGGCTCCTCGAGGCCTTCGGCCTTCCCCCCGACAAGCCCCTTTTGGCCTTCTCCAGCGGGATGAGAAAGCGCCTGGCCCTTTTGCGCCTCCTCCTCCTGCGCCCCGGGGTTTGGCTTTTGGACGAGCCGGAGACGGCCCTGGACCAGGAGGGCCGCCGCCTCCTCCTGGAGCTTTTGGAGGAGGGGCGGAGGCGGGCGGCGGTCGTCCTCGCCACCCACGACCTGGACTTCGCCCGCAAGGTGGCGGACCGGACCCTCCTCCTGGGGCAAGGATGA
- the ccdA gene encoding cytochrome c biogenesis protein CcdA: MGLSLGAAFLAGFLSFLSPCVLPLVPTYLFYLGGERGRPLFNALFFVLGFGTVFFLLGLPFTLLGGLLFEYRQALARVGGGVLILFGLYMLGLRPRWGVGLRYEGDTSRPLGALILGAVLGISWTPCIGPILGGILTLTAVGGGVGLLLAYILGLAVPFLLVAAFAEPLKGYLRRAARLSHAVEVLAGVVLVLVGVLLLSGTYTQLNSFFLRITPEWLQRYL, encoded by the coding sequence ATGGGTCTTTCCCTGGGCGCGGCTTTTTTGGCGGGCTTCCTCTCCTTCCTCTCCCCTTGTGTTTTGCCCCTGGTCCCCACCTACCTCTTCTACCTGGGGGGGGAGCGGGGCCGGCCCCTCTTCAACGCCCTCTTCTTCGTCCTGGGCTTCGGGACGGTCTTCTTCCTCCTGGGCCTGCCCTTTACCCTCCTGGGGGGGCTTCTCTTTGAGTACCGGCAGGCCCTGGCCCGGGTGGGGGGAGGGGTCCTGATCCTCTTCGGCCTCTACATGCTGGGCCTCAGGCCCCGCTGGGGGGTGGGCCTCCGGTACGAGGGGGACACTTCCCGCCCCCTGGGGGCCCTGATTTTGGGGGCGGTCCTGGGCATCTCCTGGACCCCCTGCATCGGCCCCATCCTGGGGGGGATCCTCACCCTGACCGCGGTGGGGGGCGGGGTGGGCCTCCTTTTGGCCTACATCCTGGGCCTGGCCGTCCCCTTCCTCCTGGTGGCGGCCTTCGCCGAGCCCCTCAAGGGGTACCTGCGGCGGGCGGCCCGGCTTTCCCACGCGGTGGAGGTCCTGGCGGGGGTGGTGCTGGTTTTGGTGGGGGTCCTCCTCCTGAGCGGGACCTACACCCAGCTCAACAGCTTCTTCCTGCGCATCACACCGGAGTGGCTTCAGCGCTACCTGTAG
- a CDS encoding c-type cytochrome — translation MFRRLLFLGVGLLSLAGAARYGLGTPISEELVAAYDLRPVVLPDGRGLPPGEGRVEEGGRIYAEKCASCHGQSGEGYPFNRLVSEPFPITPDTDPVEYAIGNYWPYATTLFDYIRRAMPFGQPGTLTNEEVYHLVAWLLYMNGIIDADTPVNQATLPQIRMPARELLELDPETGRRFPWLTLP, via the coding sequence ATGTTTAGGCGGCTTCTCTTCCTGGGCGTCGGCCTCCTCTCCCTGGCGGGGGCGGCCCGGTACGGCCTGGGCACCCCTATTAGCGAGGAGCTCGTGGCGGCCTACGACCTCCGCCCCGTGGTCCTTCCCGACGGCCGGGGCCTTCCCCCCGGGGAGGGCCGGGTAGAGGAGGGCGGTCGGATCTACGCCGAGAAGTGCGCCTCCTGCCACGGGCAGAGCGGGGAGGGCTACCCCTTCAACCGCCTGGTCTCCGAGCCCTTCCCCATCACCCCGGACACGGACCCCGTGGAGTACGCCATCGGCAACTACTGGCCCTACGCCACCACCCTCTTTGACTACATCCGCCGGGCCATGCCCTTCGGCCAGCCGGGGACGCTGACGAACGAGGAGGTCTACCACCTGGTGGCCTGGCTTCTTTACATGAACGGGATCATAGACGCGGACACCCCGGTGAACCAGGCCACCCTGCCCCAGATCCGGATGCCCGCCCGGGAGCTTCTGGAGCTGGACCCCGAGACCGGGCGCCGCTTCCCCTGGCTCACCCTGCCGTAG